In the genome of bacterium, one region contains:
- a CDS encoding PAS domain-containing protein, which produces MTLSLADVPEAARRVADLLDSALHAAVEVVDRDLLLVAGTGPTQAHLGVRLHADLYIRCLRTGLPAWAEPAVPERPGPLVACPVMVAGDVVGVMGLVPTMAGQGASLRGHAQQVTDLLLTFADLLGSAAGRQAAAPAVPAPAAPAEAVLDSLPNGVLGVDRGGVVLYCNRAALEMLRADMDLTGQLLAHWYPPGAQLGEPEDAEHAREVVFQRNGHRFRFFQTIRPLRRGAHTIGTLIVLREPAAARSPIRPEMPTLADADGQLIREALARYGTSGEGKRRAARALGISLATLYRKLRRPAR; this is translated from the coding sequence GTGACGCTCTCGCTTGCCGACGTTCCGGAGGCCGCTCGGCGGGTGGCCGACCTGCTGGACTCAGCGCTGCATGCCGCCGTGGAGGTCGTCGACCGGGACCTGCTGCTGGTTGCGGGAACCGGGCCCACGCAGGCACACCTTGGGGTGCGCCTGCATGCGGATCTCTACATCCGCTGTCTCCGCACCGGGTTGCCCGCCTGGGCAGAACCCGCGGTCCCGGAACGGCCGGGTCCGCTGGTCGCCTGCCCTGTGATGGTGGCGGGCGATGTGGTGGGAGTGATGGGCCTGGTTCCTACCATGGCCGGGCAGGGAGCGAGCCTGCGCGGGCACGCCCAGCAGGTCACGGATTTGCTCCTTACGTTCGCCGATCTATTGGGAAGCGCCGCCGGGCGGCAGGCGGCCGCGCCCGCGGTACCGGCCCCGGCGGCGCCGGCGGAGGCGGTGCTGGACTCGCTTCCCAACGGGGTGCTCGGCGTGGATCGGGGAGGGGTGGTGCTCTACTGCAACCGCGCCGCGCTGGAGATGCTGCGCGCGGATATGGACCTCACCGGGCAGCTGCTGGCTCACTGGTACCCTCCGGGCGCGCAGCTCGGCGAGCCTGAGGACGCCGAACACGCCCGGGAAGTCGTCTTCCAGCGCAACGGGCACCGGTTTCGGTTCTTCCAGACGATCCGTCCCCTCCGCCGCGGCGCGCACACGATCGGCACGCTGATCGTCCTCCGAGAACCCGCCGCGGCGCGATCACCGATCCGCCCAGAAATGCCGACCCTCGCCGATGCGGACGGGCAGCTCATTCGGGAGGCCCTGGCTCGATACGGAACGTCGGGAGAAGGAAAGCGGCGCGCCGCACGCGCGCTCGGCATCAGCCTGGCCACCCTGTACCGCAAACTGCGGCGCCCCGCACGCTGA
- a CDS encoding DUF2306 domain-containing protein, translated as MVIHSDAPIFLAIVAVHVLVALGCVAAGPVAMLSRKGPGRHPLFGTVYYWLLSVACASAAALSAMRWAEDSPLFVLGALSFAAASVGRTAMRRRWRNWARLHIGGMGLSYVILVTAFYVDNGPNLPLWKDLPSIAYWVVPGAIGVPLIVRARFTHPLARRAGRPAQSS; from the coding sequence TTGGTCATCCACTCCGACGCGCCGATCTTCCTCGCGATCGTCGCCGTGCATGTGCTCGTTGCGCTCGGCTGTGTCGCGGCCGGCCCGGTGGCCATGCTGAGCAGGAAGGGCCCTGGCCGGCACCCCCTCTTCGGGACGGTGTACTACTGGCTGCTGTCGGTGGCCTGCGCATCCGCGGCAGCGCTGTCGGCGATGCGTTGGGCCGAGGACTCCCCCCTCTTCGTGCTTGGGGCGCTGTCGTTCGCCGCTGCATCTGTGGGCCGGACGGCCATGCGGCGGCGGTGGCGCAACTGGGCAAGGTTGCACATCGGCGGGATGGGTCTCTCCTATGTCATCCTTGTGACCGCGTTCTACGTGGACAACGGCCCGAACCTCCCGCTGTGGAAGGATCTTCCCTCCATTGCGTACTGGGTGGTGCCGGGCGCGATCGGGGTGCCGCTCATCGTCCGCGCCCGCTTCACCCATCCGCTGGCGCGGAGAGCCGGGCGACCCGCGCAAAGTTCCTGA
- a CDS encoding 2Fe-2S iron-sulfur cluster-binding protein, translating into MIFHVKRFDPEADARPSWQAHTVDVRPKMSVLDGLFWILERMDGTLGFRYSCRAGMCGSCAMVVNGREALACRLRLERISGPVYVEPLRSLPVIKDLVVDMAPFFTKYRSVDPFYIGEDPSMTGRIAEPVVVRPDSGVRDVVDQQVGCISCGACYSACPVVALNPGYLGPAALNRAYVLKADVREPSSDDRLALVSGDDGVFACHDVGSCITACPVGVNPLLSIHLLRKGAPHR; encoded by the coding sequence GTGATCTTCCACGTCAAGCGCTTCGATCCCGAGGCTGACGCGCGGCCGTCCTGGCAGGCGCACACCGTGGACGTGCGGCCGAAGATGAGCGTCCTGGACGGACTGTTTTGGATCCTGGAGCGCATGGACGGGACCCTTGGGTTCCGGTACTCGTGCCGGGCGGGGATGTGCGGGTCGTGCGCGATGGTGGTGAACGGCCGCGAGGCCCTCGCCTGCCGCCTCCGGCTGGAGCGCATCTCCGGTCCGGTCTACGTCGAGCCGCTGCGTTCGCTGCCGGTGATCAAGGATCTCGTGGTGGACATGGCTCCGTTCTTCACCAAGTATCGGTCCGTCGATCCATTCTACATCGGCGAGGACCCCTCGATGACGGGGCGCATCGCGGAGCCGGTCGTGGTCCGGCCGGATTCCGGCGTGCGCGACGTCGTGGACCAGCAGGTTGGGTGCATCTCATGCGGCGCGTGCTATTCGGCCTGCCCGGTGGTCGCGCTCAACCCAGGCTACCTCGGCCCGGCCGCGCTGAACCGGGCGTACGTGCTCAAGGCCGATGTCCGCGAGCCCTCCAGCGATGACCGGCTGGCCCTCGTCTCGGGGGACGACGGCGTGTTCGCCTGTCACGACGTCGGGAGCTGCATCACCGCGTGCCCGGTCGGGGTCAACCCGCTCCTCTCCATCCACCTGCTTCGAAAGGGCGCCCCCCATCGCTAG
- a CDS encoding nuclear transport factor 2 family protein, translating to MPTETGPSAGETTVLERLNAEYIRSFMEADVAWYREHLADDFVCIEWNGDVLGKEEFLRAASRGPDVVDYTLEDVRVQIYGGVALIQATGRFTRRDGVSGRSRYTDIYARVGEGWRVVSAQITRARA from the coding sequence ATGCCCACGGAAACCGGACCCAGCGCAGGCGAGACGACCGTGCTCGAACGCCTGAACGCGGAATACATCCGATCCTTCATGGAAGCGGACGTGGCCTGGTACCGGGAGCATCTCGCCGATGACTTTGTCTGCATCGAATGGAACGGCGACGTCCTGGGCAAGGAAGAATTCCTCCGTGCGGCTTCCCGCGGCCCCGACGTTGTCGACTATACGCTCGAGGACGTGCGCGTGCAAATCTATGGAGGCGTGGCCCTCATCCAGGCGACCGGGCGGTTCACGCGGCGGGACGGTGTATCCGGAAGGAGCCGGTACACGGACATCTACGCACGCGTGGGTGAGGGGTGGAGGGTCGTTTCCGCTCAAATCACCCGGGCCCGCGCCTGA